TATTCGCCGGGAAGTCCGCCGATCGCGGCATGTTTGCAGCCCCACAATTGATGTTCATCAATAACAGATTGTGGTTCGTCCCGCATCCGTTCGTAACTTGTATGTGTCGCGATGATGCTGATCCCCTCACCATCAACGATGTTTTTCAGTGTGGCAGGTTCAATGGGACCAAGTGCGGAACATTGCACCGCCTCGTATCCGAGCTGACGCACCTTTTTTATCGTTTCGACGATGTCGGCTTCAGTTTTGGTAAATTCCCGAACAGTGTAAAGTTGTGCTGCGATCTGCTTCGCAGACAGTGATGAATGCCCTTGGGCGTTTTGTGTTGCCATAATTTCTCCTTCTATCTGACATATTCTATTTCTGGTAGTATACCAAAAAGGAACTTGACCGTCAAATTAATGCTAAAAACTCACAACCGATACCTTAAAAAACATTTGCAGATAAAAAACAGTTTTGATAAACTTTTATATATCATGAATTCTTTTTTCTTCGGCGGTAACAAACCAGGCTCCTTTCGGCTTTTCCGCCTACTCCTTCATTTCCCAAATTTTGTCAAACTGGCATGGCGACTGTTTGTCGATGAACGTGTCCCTGTCCATCGGAAAGCGATTCTCATCCTTGCCGAATTATTGGCAGTTGTGTTCGCTGTCGCCTATTTGGTGAATCCGCTT
Above is a window of Candidatus Poribacteria bacterium DNA encoding:
- a CDS encoding DUF1232 domain-containing protein, translated to MNSFFFGGNKPGSFRLFRLLLHFPNFVKLAWRLFVDERVPVHRKAILILAELLAVVFAVAYLVNPLDFDFIPIFGRVDDLLIGAFVILVPSAWLFIRLCPEPIVREHVERISHGK